A genome region from Arachidicoccus soli includes the following:
- a CDS encoding SRPBCC family protein: MEQKTKIIAEDGKQELIITREFDLPVELLFKAYDKAELVEQWMGTKVLKLENKKHGSYVYETSHNGSVVFRAHGTIHEFVHNQKIIRTFEMENMPIGAQLEFLEFEKLTADTSKLTIQIIYRSEQHRAEQLKLPFSYGINMAHNKLQGILNELK, translated from the coding sequence ATGGAACAAAAAACAAAAATAATTGCCGAAGACGGCAAGCAGGAATTAATCATTACGCGGGAATTTGATTTGCCGGTGGAGTTGCTTTTTAAGGCTTATGATAAAGCGGAACTTGTTGAGCAATGGATGGGAACAAAAGTTTTAAAACTGGAAAATAAAAAACATGGTTCTTACGTCTATGAAACTTCACATAATGGAAGTGTTGTTTTTCGTGCACATGGAACTATACATGAATTTGTGCACAACCAAAAAATAATACGAACATTTGAAATGGAAAATATGCCTATCGGGGCTCAGTTAGAATTTTTGGAATTTGAAAAACTGACAGCAGATACCAGTAAACTTACTATCCAAATCATTTATAGGTCTGAGCAACATAGAGCAGAACAATTAAAACTTCCTTTTTCATACGGAATTAATATGGCTCACAATAAACTACAAGGAATTTTAAACGAACTCAAATGA
- a CDS encoding ArsR/SmtB family transcription factor, producing the protein MKTRRDVFQAIADPTRRAILLLLASQAMTAGAIASNFDTARPTVSKHLQILTECELLKQEQNGREVHYQLNPDKMKAVDDFLAPFRKMWDDRFNKLESLMKSYKNKK; encoded by the coding sequence ATGAAAACTAGAAGAGACGTATTTCAGGCTATTGCCGACCCAACAAGACGAGCTATTTTACTGTTACTTGCTTCGCAGGCAATGACGGCAGGAGCCATTGCTTCAAATTTTGATACCGCAAGACCAACTGTTTCAAAACACTTGCAAATACTTACAGAATGTGAATTGCTGAAGCAAGAGCAAAATGGAAGAGAAGTGCATTATCAGCTTAATCCAGATAAAATGAAAGCTGTGGACGATTTTTTGGCGCCTTTCCGCAAAATGTGGGATGACAGGTTTAATAAATTAGAATCTTTAATGAAGAGTTATAAAAACAAAAAATAA
- a CDS encoding acyloxyacyl hydrolase, whose product MKNLTKIGLFLFTILLGVATKSNAQSSTQRSNIILSVGPQSNLPLGTFKDAYDWSIGGSIQGDFAVLKNDLYVVVNAGYDNFFAKKDLTNAKDLGLVPVKAGLKYYFPTTNLYVQGTAGAAFLTNKSDVNADKSTAFLYSPQIGYLLNLGNKNYLDLGVNFQSISKINDNGSAINSLGLRVSYNFGL is encoded by the coding sequence ATGAAAAATTTAACTAAAATAGGGTTATTCCTTTTCACTATTTTATTGGGTGTTGCAACAAAATCAAATGCACAAAGTTCTACCCAACGCAGCAATATTATTTTAAGTGTGGGACCTCAATCAAATCTTCCATTAGGGACATTTAAAGATGCATATGATTGGTCAATTGGTGGTTCTATTCAAGGTGATTTTGCTGTTCTGAAAAACGATTTGTATGTAGTTGTAAATGCCGGATATGATAACTTCTTTGCTAAAAAAGATTTGACAAATGCTAAAGACTTAGGATTAGTTCCAGTAAAAGCAGGATTAAAATATTATTTTCCAACCACCAATTTGTATGTACAAGGTACTGCCGGTGCAGCTTTCTTGACTAACAAATCTGATGTAAATGCGGATAAGTCAACTGCATTTTTATACAGTCCTCAAATTGGTTACTTATTGAATTTAGGAAACAAAAATTATCTTGATCTAGGTGTTAACTTCCAAAGCATTTCAAAAATTAATGATAATGGAAGTGCAATTAATTCTCTTGGGTTAAGAGTATCCTACAATTTTGGATTGTAA
- a CDS encoding helix-turn-helix domain-containing protein, whose translation MNDPIKTINLTTINSTDLFSSEHVECLENITAKFKSVNNSLKNFTIFKTNCRLSQGVPYKLDHYAIALCLNGSCQKTMGHHSFKITAGTLHVTYPGMISVFDNASEDLELYIVLFTKKFVDELYLKEGVIDGMLNTNVDFPPVAKLDEKNFESVIGILEQMRNEYLKEDSFHVQIIQTLLMQLFYLCGRLFKDNPPEEHIRLSRSHHIAQVFKQKVDKHFIEKRTIQEYADLLNISAKHLGEIVKQETKESALKIIHERIYNEALYMLNYTAMSIKEIAEYLNFDTPSHFTRFFKQIAGYTPTAFKKAI comes from the coding sequence ATGAATGATCCAATCAAGACCATTAACCTTACCACGATAAATTCTACTGATCTTTTCTCTTCTGAACATGTGGAATGTTTAGAAAATATTACGGCTAAATTTAAATCCGTAAATAATTCCTTGAAGAATTTCACCATCTTTAAAACCAATTGTCGCCTTAGCCAAGGTGTTCCGTATAAATTGGATCACTATGCGATTGCATTATGCCTAAATGGAAGTTGTCAGAAAACAATGGGCCATCATTCATTTAAAATTACTGCAGGAACCCTGCATGTCACTTATCCCGGAATGATCAGTGTGTTTGATAATGCTTCCGAAGATTTAGAACTTTATATTGTATTGTTTACTAAAAAGTTTGTAGACGAACTATATCTAAAAGAAGGTGTTATCGATGGTATGTTAAATACGAATGTAGACTTTCCACCCGTTGCTAAACTGGATGAAAAGAATTTTGAATCAGTAATTGGCATATTAGAACAGATGCGTAATGAATATCTTAAAGAAGATTCCTTTCATGTTCAAATCATTCAAACACTCTTGATGCAATTGTTCTATTTGTGTGGCAGACTTTTCAAAGATAATCCACCTGAAGAGCATATTAGATTAAGCAGGAGTCATCATATTGCACAAGTCTTCAAACAAAAGGTAGATAAGCATTTCATTGAGAAACGAACAATTCAGGAATATGCCGATTTGTTGAATATCAGTGCTAAACACTTAGGAGAGATCGTAAAACAAGAAACGAAGGAATCGGCTTTGAAAATTATTCATGAACGCATCTATAATGAGGCATTGTATATGTTGAATTATACAGCCATGAGTATTAAAGAAATAGCTGAATATTTGAACTTTGATACGCCATCACATTTTACCAGATTTTTCAAACAAATAGCAGGATACACACCTACTGCATTTAAAAAAGCTATTTAA
- a CDS encoding DHA2 family efflux MFS transporter permease subunit yields MENLQQDSMVEYGFTRVVIIITAILAALLEIIDTTIVNVALNDMKGNLGATLSEIGWVVTAYAIGNVIIIPMTSWLSQQFGRRNYFAASIILFTACSFFCGNATSLWELILFRFLQGAGGGALLVTSQTIITEVFPIEKRGMAQAIYGLGVIVGPTLGPPLGGYLVETYSWPYIFYVNIPVGIAATIMTLRYIRSPKYGRKKKVSEVDWYGMFFLMLAVGCLQFVLEKGQEEDWFSSHLILISAIVSIVMFYFFIWREMVARDPIVNLRVLKDKNLAIGTILTFILGFGLYGSTFIIPLYLQNILGWTAFQAGEIMVPSAVVTAIMMPFIGMMLQKGVKQQVLIAIGFIMFFVYSLWGYKILTPFTGFENFFWMLMLRGFALSLIFIPITTLALSTLTGKAIGEGASFTGMARQLGGSFGVAIITTFMTRQIFSYRQDMIAHVTNFSGKFQAHYQGLVAQFMHNGMAINQAQKAAYAATEGAIMKQASILSYMDVFLYIGFMFLICVPFVLLVKNKKQKGKINLAAH; encoded by the coding sequence ATGGAAAATTTACAGCAAGACTCAATGGTTGAGTATGGCTTTACGAGGGTCGTAATTATTATTACCGCCATTCTTGCCGCATTGCTCGAAATTATTGATACGACGATTGTGAACGTTGCGCTCAATGATATGAAAGGTAATCTGGGAGCGACTTTAAGTGAGATAGGTTGGGTCGTTACTGCATATGCAATAGGTAATGTAATCATCATTCCGATGACGAGCTGGCTATCTCAACAGTTTGGCCGTCGTAATTATTTTGCGGCATCCATTATATTGTTCACTGCCTGTTCCTTCTTTTGTGGTAATGCAACCAGTTTATGGGAGTTGATATTATTTAGATTTTTACAGGGTGCGGGCGGAGGTGCTTTATTAGTAACTTCTCAGACGATTATCACCGAAGTTTTCCCTATTGAAAAACGAGGTATGGCTCAAGCGATTTATGGCTTGGGTGTGATTGTAGGACCTACACTTGGGCCACCTTTAGGGGGTTATTTGGTTGAAACTTATAGTTGGCCATATATATTTTATGTAAATATCCCTGTGGGAATTGCTGCTACAATTATGACTTTGAGATATATACGAAGTCCAAAATATGGTCGTAAAAAGAAAGTAAGCGAAGTAGACTGGTATGGAATGTTTTTTCTGATGCTTGCGGTGGGGTGTTTGCAATTTGTGCTAGAAAAAGGGCAGGAAGAAGACTGGTTCAGCAGCCATTTAATTCTTATTTCTGCGATTGTCTCTATTGTAATGTTTTATTTCTTTATTTGGCGGGAAATGGTGGCCCGAGACCCTATTGTAAACCTGCGTGTCTTAAAGGATAAGAACCTGGCAATTGGTACGATACTTACTTTTATATTGGGCTTTGGTTTATATGGGTCTACATTTATTATTCCACTTTATTTGCAAAATATCCTTGGCTGGACTGCCTTTCAGGCGGGAGAGATAATGGTGCCTTCGGCGGTGGTCACGGCTATTATGATGCCTTTTATCGGTATGATGCTGCAAAAAGGTGTAAAACAGCAAGTGCTGATCGCAATTGGGTTTATTATGTTCTTTGTTTATAGCCTTTGGGGATATAAAATCCTCACACCGTTTACCGGCTTTGAAAACTTTTTCTGGATGTTGATGCTGCGTGGGTTTGCCTTGAGTTTAATTTTTATTCCAATTACAACTTTAGCCCTATCAACCCTTACCGGAAAAGCTATTGGGGAAGGTGCTTCTTTTACCGGTATGGCCAGGCAGCTAGGAGGATCATTTGGCGTAGCCATTATTACGACATTCATGACCCGGCAAATCTTTAGTTATCGTCAGGATATGATTGCGCACGTTACTAATTTTAGTGGTAAGTTCCAAGCCCACTATCAGGGATTAGTAGCTCAATTTATGCATAATGGAATGGCGATTAACCAGGCCCAAAAAGCAGCTTATGCTGCGACCGAAGGGGCAATAATGAAACAAGCATCTATTCTCTCTTATATGGATGTGTTTCTTTATATCGGGTTCATGTTTTTGATATGTGTACCTTTTGTACTCTTGGTGAAAAATAAAAAGCAAAAGGGGAAAATAAATTTAGCAGCACATTAG
- a CDS encoding HlyD family secretion protein: MSNTETSPKPKKKPNAMFAIVFSILVIAGIIYGVITYLHAQKHEETDDAQITSDISPVIPHVSGYIDEVRVKDHQRVHKGDTLVILDDRDFKIKLEDAEAGLVSAQSGVGVANAGIGVAESNIISSRTSVQTVDAQIAAAKVKLWRATNDFERYNNLIKDHSITQQQFEQAQASKELAERQLDILETQKNAAQKQAAAVASQKGVSSSQVSVADAQIKQAQTAIDAAKLNLTYTVITATVDGQVGEVNLQAGQFVQAGQALFEIIPSNERWVIANFKETQLKKIKIGQTVGISVDAHPDLKLTGRVSSISQATGAKMSLLPPDNASGNFIKVVQRIPVKINFVDVSDSVLSLLSSGMSVEADVHLDSDISSK; the protein is encoded by the coding sequence ATGTCTAATACTGAAACAAGTCCAAAACCAAAGAAGAAACCAAATGCAATGTTTGCAATTGTTTTTTCTATCCTAGTTATTGCGGGTATTATCTATGGAGTAATAACCTATTTGCACGCACAAAAACATGAAGAAACAGATGATGCGCAAATTACAAGTGATATCAGCCCTGTAATTCCACACGTATCCGGGTATATTGATGAAGTGCGTGTAAAAGATCATCAACGCGTACATAAAGGTGATACTTTGGTTATCTTAGATGATAGGGACTTTAAAATTAAATTAGAAGATGCGGAGGCTGGATTAGTTTCTGCACAAAGTGGTGTTGGTGTTGCCAATGCCGGAATTGGTGTTGCCGAAAGCAATATTATTAGCTCTAGAACAAGTGTGCAAACTGTGGATGCACAGATTGCCGCAGCCAAAGTAAAATTATGGCGTGCTACGAATGACTTTGAACGTTATAACAATTTGATCAAAGATCATTCAATTACACAACAGCAATTTGAACAAGCCCAGGCATCGAAAGAATTAGCAGAAAGACAATTGGATATTTTGGAAACGCAAAAGAATGCAGCGCAAAAACAAGCTGCAGCTGTAGCTTCTCAAAAAGGCGTTTCATCTAGTCAGGTTTCTGTAGCTGATGCACAGATAAAACAAGCCCAAACTGCTATTGATGCGGCAAAATTAAATCTTACTTATACGGTTATAACTGCAACGGTTGATGGTCAGGTTGGTGAAGTGAATCTGCAAGCGGGCCAGTTTGTTCAAGCCGGACAAGCATTATTTGAGATTATTCCAAGTAACGAAAGGTGGGTAATTGCAAATTTCAAAGAAACGCAATTGAAAAAAATCAAAATAGGACAGACAGTAGGGATCTCTGTAGATGCACATCCGGATTTAAAATTGACAGGTCGTGTAAGCTCTATCTCTCAAGCAACAGGCGCTAAAATGTCTTTATTGCCTCCTGATAATGCCTCCGGGAATTTTATTAAAGTTGTACAACGTATTCCCGTAAAGATAAATTTTGTAGATGTATCCGATTCTGTGCTTAGTCTATTGAGCTCTGGGATGAGCGTAGAGGCTGATGTGCATTTAGATTCTGATATATCGTCTAAATAA